The Chryseolinea soli nucleotide sequence GCGACATCGTGATCTATGAATCGACGGTTTACCCGGGATGCACAGAAGAAATTTGTGTGCCCATCCTGGAGCGCGTGAGCGGTCTGAAATTTAACGTGGATTTCTTTTGCGGCTATTCGCCCGAGCGGATCAACCCCGGCGACAAACTGCATCGTGTCACCACCATAAAGAAAGTCACCAGCGGCAGCACACCCGAGATTGCCGAGAAGGTGGATCAACTCTACCGGAAGATCATCACGGCCGGCACACACAAGGCCTCGTCGCTAAAAGTGGCCGAAGCTGCCAAGGTCATCGAAAATTCGCAGCGCGACCTCAACATCGCTTTTGTGAACGAGCTGGCACTCATCTTCGACCGCGTGGGCATCGACACCCACGAAGTGTTGGAAGCAGCGGGCACCAAATGGAACTTTCTTCCCTTCAAACCGGGATTGGTTGGAGGGCATTGCATTGGGGTGGATCCTTATTATCTGACCCACAAAGCAGAGAGCCTGGGCTATCATCCGGAGGTGATCTTGTCGGGAAGACGGATCAACGACAATATGAGCGTTTACGTTGCCAACACGATCATTAAACTGATGGCGAAAAATGAACAGCCCATCCACGGTGCAAACGTGCTCGTGCTGGGGATCACGTTCAAAGAAAATTGTCCCGACATCCGAAACAGTAAAGTGATCGATGTCGTAAGAGAACTGCAAAGCTTTGGCACAACGGTAGATATATTCGATCCGCAGGCGGACGCAGCAGAAGTGAAACACGAATACAATGTGCCGTTGGTATCGGGCTTAACGAAAAAGTATCATGCGGTTGTGCTGGCAGTGAATCATACCGATTTCAGTACGCTGGATTGGTCTGCCTTCACCACGGCGAAAACGGTGGTATACGACGTAAAAGGTTCTTTGGATAGAAATAAAATCACAGCACGACTCTAACACAAACTATGGCTTTAACAAAAAAAATCCTCGTTACCGGCGGCGCGGGCTACATCGGTGCACACACTGTAGTGGAACTGATCAACGCCGGCTACGATCCCGTGATCATCGATGATCTTTCGAAAAGTGATCGCACATTGTTGGCGGGCATTGAAAAAATTACGGGAAGGAAAGTGGATTTTCACAAGGGTGACTGTTGTGATAAAGCCTTTGTAACGGGCGTTTTTAAAACGGCAGGACCGTTCTCCAGCGTGTTGCATTTTGCGGCCTACAAATCGGTGGGCGAATCGGTGGAGAAGCCGTTGATGTATTACCAAAATAATATCGATTCGCTGGTCACCGTGCTGGATGTGATGAAAGAAAATGGTGTCACCGATCTTATTTTCTCGTCTTCTTGTACCGTCTATGGCCAGCCCGACCACATACCGGTCGACGAGTCGGCGCCGTTCAAGCGGGCGGAGTCGCCCTACGGTGCCACGAAGCAGATGTGCGAGCGCATCCTGGAAGATGCTCACCTCAATGGCTACCGCGTGGTTTCGCTGCGGTACTTTAATCCCATCGGGGCGCACCCCAGCGCCGAGTTGGGTGAACTGCCCGTGGGTGCCCCCAACAACCTTGTTCCCTACATTACGCAAACTGCTGCCGGTGTTCGCGAGAAGCTCACCGTCTTTGGCAATGACTATGATACGCCTGACGGCTCCTGCCTCCGGGATTTTATTCACGTCGTAGACCTGGCCATTGCCCACGTGAAGGCAATGGAGTACCTGGCGAAGCGCCCTGAAAAAAAATTGGTCGAGGCTTTCAACGTAGGGACTGGAATCGGTGTCTCCGTATTACAGCTTTTGGACAAATTCGTGAAGGTGACCGGCGCGAAGCTCAACTATGTTATCGGTCCCCGCCGGCCCGGTGATGTCGAAAAGGTGTATGCCGATCCGTCGAGGGTGAATGCGGCCCTTCAATGGAAGACAATATATTCCGTAGAAGATTCGCTGCGCGATGCGTGGCGATGGGAGAAGAAGGTTCGAAACCTTCAGTAAACACCGCAAAAACAAATTCGATACGTGACGACTGATCTCATGCAACAAATAAAGATGGTTGATCTGCACACGCAATACTTGCGCATCAAAGCGGAGGTTGACGCTGCCATGCAGCATGTGCTGAACACCACCGCCTTTATCCAGGGAAAAGAAGTTGCTGAGTTTGCTGAATCGCTCGCTCACTTTCTCGGCGACGTGAACGTTATTCCTTGCGCCAACGGAACCGATGCCCTTCAAATAGCCTTCATGGCTTTGAATGCAAAACCCGGCGACGAAGTCATACTGCCCGTGCATACCTATGTGGCCACCGCCGAAGTGCTGGCGCTCATGGGATTGAAGCCCGTCTTTGTGGACGTGGACGAGCACACGTTCAATATCGATGTTGCGCAAGTGCAACAAAAAATTACATCGCGCACCATCGCCATCGTGCCGGTTCACCTGTATGGTCAGTGTGCCGACATGCAACCGCTGCTGGAGCTTGCTGCCAGACAGGGCTTGTCCGTGATTGAAGATGCAGCCCAGGCGTTGGGTGCTGTCTATACCTTTAAAAACGGCATCACGAAAAAGGCCGGCACCATGGGGACCATCGGTACCACGTCGTTCTTCCCTACAAAAAACCTGGGATGTTTTGGCGACGGCGGCGCAATTTTCACGTCCGATGCCGCGCTGGCCGAGAAGATCAGGATGATCGCCAACCACGGTCAAAAAGTAAAATACCATCATGAACTCGTGGGCGTAAACAGCCGCCTGGACACGCTGCAAGCGGCCGTGTTGAAAGTGAAGCTGAAATATCTTCGCGACTACGAATCGCTGCGCAACGACGTGGCCCGTTACTACGACGCCAAGCTTTCGGGCGTGCCGGCATTGAGAATACCGGCGCGGGTTGGAAACTCAACGCACGTTTTTCATCAGTACACCGTGCAGGTTTTGAAGGGCGATCGCGATCAATTCAAGAAATACCTGGAAGAGAAAGGTATACCGACCATGATCTACTATCCCGTTCCGCTTCACTTGCAGAACGCGTACCGGCAACCGGAATACGGCCCTGGATCATTTCCGGTGACGGAAAGACTTTCAAAGACGGTGATCTCACTGCCCATCCATACGGAGATGCCCGGTGATCAATTGGAATTTATCAGCACGACCATAAAAGCCTATTTTTAACATGACCGACGCAAAGGAATTTTATGTCCATCCCACGGCCGTGCTAGACGAAGGCTGCGAAATAGGAAAAGGAACAAAGATCTGGCACTTCTCGCACATCATGCCCCACTGCAAGATCGGGGAGAATTGCAACATCGGTCAGAACGTGGTGATCTCTCCCGAAGTGGTGCTGGGAAAAAATGTGAAGGTGCAGAACAACGTCTCTATCTACACCGGTGTGACGTGTGAAGACGATGTTTTTTTGGGTCCCTCCATGGTGTTCACCAACGTGACCAACCCGCGCAGCGCTGTCAATCGAAAAAATCAATATGCAAAAACACGGGTGAAGCGAGGTGCTACCATAGGGGCAAACGCGACCATTGTTTGCGGGCACGACATCGGTGAATTTGCTTTTATCGGTGCAGGAGCGGTGGTCACCAAGACCGTGCCGGCCTATGCGCTGGTCGTCGGCAATCCCGCGCGGCAAAACGGCTGGATGAGCGAGTACGGACATAAGCTGAATTTCAAAGAAGGCATAGCCACTTGCCCCGAAAGCAAGCAGCGCTACCGGCTTCAGGATGGTGTGGTTTCTAAAATAGAAGGATGAAAAATTTTGCATTGATCGGTGCCGCGGGTTTCATCGCGCCCCGTCACCTTAAGGCATTGAAAGATACGGGCAGCAACCTGGTGGCGGCGCTCGACAAACACGACAATGTCGGTGTACTGGATTCCTATTTCCCAAACGCCGATTTCTTTACGGAGTTCGAGCGCTTTGACCGTCACCTCGACAAGCTGAAACGCAAAGGAGAGAAGGTCGACTACATCACCATTTGCTCACCAAACTATCTCCATGATTCGCACATCCGTTTTGCCCTTCGTTATGGTGCAAACGCCATATGTGAGAAGCCTCTCGTGCTCAACCCCTGGAACCTGGACGCGTTGGCCGAAATTGAAAAGGAGACGGGCAAAAAAGTGTTCACCATTCTTCAACTGCGCCTGCACCCCAGCATCATCGCCTTGCGCGAGCGCGTGCTGAACGGTCCTAAAGACAAAGTTTACGACGTCGATTTGAAATACATGACCTCGCGCGGCCACTGGTACCAAAGCAGTTGGAAGGGCGACCTGTCGAAGTCAGGGGGCATTGCGACCAACATCGGCATTCATTTTTTTGACATGCTGATGTGGATCTTTGGCGAGGTCAAGAAGAATGATGTATACAGTCTCACGGCCAGCCAGGGATCGGGATATATCGAATTGGAAAAAGCGCGGGTGAATTGGTTTCTCAGCATCGACTACGACGATATTCCCGAGGCGGTTAAGGCCCAGGGAAAAAGAACCTTCCGCACGTTGAGTATGGAGGGCGAAGAGATCGAGTTTAGCGATGGCTTTACCGACTTGCACACCAAAAGTTATGCAGAGATATTGAAGGGCAACACGTTCGGCTTGCAGGAAGCCAAACCGTCGATCGAATTGGTGTACGACATTCGCAATAAAGAACGCTCGCCGAAACCGTAAGGCGTATAGGATCACAAATTTTTTAAAACCCCTCTCACGTGAAAATACTCGTCACCGGAAGCAATGGTCAATTGGGAAGCGAGCTCAAGCTGCTTGCTGCTGTTTACAAGACCTTCGACTTCACCTTCATCGACGTCGAAGAAGTCGACCTCACGCAAGCCGATTCCATCCGCAGTTACTTTGCCGCCAAGCAATTTGATTTTCTGATCCACTGCGCCGCCTATACTGCGGTCGACAAAGCGGAAGAAGAGTCACGACTGGCCTACGCCATAAATGCCGACGCCGTAAAAACGCTGGCGGAGGTCTGTGTGGAAAAAAAGATCCGCATGATCTACATTTCCACCGACTACGTTTTTGATGGCGAGGCCAACCAGCCGCTCACAGAGATGGCCGTGCCCAGTCCAGTGTCGGTGTATGGAAAGTCGAAGCGGGAAGGCGAAAACCATGTGCTGTCTATTTTGAGCAACGCCTATATCATCCGGACCGCCTGGGTGTATTCTACTTTCGGAAAGAATTTTGTGAAAAGTATCCGGCATCTGGCCAGTCAGCGGGAGTCACTGGGGGTGGTTTGTGATCAGATCGGTACGCCAACGTATGCTTTTGACTTGGCTTCGGCCATTTTGCAAATCGTGGAGGCCGTCGCCCAAGGGCGCGTGGATGAGCCCGGGATCTATCACTATACGAACGAAGGGGTGACCTCCTGGTACGACTTTGCTTATTTCCTGGTCAGGGAAAGCAAACTGAATTGCCGGATTCAACCGATTTCGACAGCACAATACAAGACGGCAGCCGTCCGGCCCAAGTTCAGTCTGCTGGATAAATCTAAAATTAAGGCTACTTTTGCGCTTCAAATACCCCATTGGTCGGAGAGCCTGAAGGTATGTATTGAGAAACTATCAAGCTAAACGGGGTCAAAACGGCGGTTTTGGCGTGCAAAAGAGAGATTTTGAATGGTTAAAAGGTTATTTCAAGGCAGTTTTATGCGCTATCTCGTCGTTGGGGTGACCTCTGCCGGCCTGGAATTCCTTCTGTTGATTTTCTTTGTTGAGCGGTTCGATCTGACCCCCCTGATGGGAAATGTATTTGCGTTCCTGATCACCTGCATTCTAAATTATACGCTCAGCCGGAAATGGGTGTTCGAGCGCACGGGCGAGCGAAAACGGGTTGAGTTCTTTCTGTTCATGTTTTTTGTTACCTGCGGATTGCTGATCAGCCAATTGGTGATGTGGATCGGTGTCGATCAATGGCACATCGACTACCGGATCTCTAAGGTGATCGCCACGGGTTTTGTTGTCATATGGAATTTCTTTACACGGAAGTATCTCGTTTTTAATCGTCTGG carries:
- the galE gene encoding UDP-glucose 4-epimerase GalE codes for the protein MALTKKILVTGGAGYIGAHTVVELINAGYDPVIIDDLSKSDRTLLAGIEKITGRKVDFHKGDCCDKAFVTGVFKTAGPFSSVLHFAAYKSVGESVEKPLMYYQNNIDSLVTVLDVMKENGVTDLIFSSSCTVYGQPDHIPVDESAPFKRAESPYGATKQMCERILEDAHLNGYRVVSLRYFNPIGAHPSAELGELPVGAPNNLVPYITQTAAGVREKLTVFGNDYDTPDGSCLRDFIHVVDLAIAHVKAMEYLAKRPEKKLVEAFNVGTGIGVSVLQLLDKFVKVTGAKLNYVIGPRRPGDVEKVYADPSRVNAALQWKTIYSVEDSLRDAWRWEKKVRNLQ
- a CDS encoding Gfo/Idh/MocA family protein, producing MKNFALIGAAGFIAPRHLKALKDTGSNLVAALDKHDNVGVLDSYFPNADFFTEFERFDRHLDKLKRKGEKVDYITICSPNYLHDSHIRFALRYGANAICEKPLVLNPWNLDALAEIEKETGKKVFTILQLRLHPSIIALRERVLNGPKDKVYDVDLKYMTSRGHWYQSSWKGDLSKSGGIATNIGIHFFDMLMWIFGEVKKNDVYSLTASQGSGYIELEKARVNWFLSIDYDDIPEAVKAQGKRTFRTLSMEGEEIEFSDGFTDLHTKSYAEILKGNTFGLQEAKPSIELVYDIRNKERSPKP
- a CDS encoding acyltransferase, which produces MTDAKEFYVHPTAVLDEGCEIGKGTKIWHFSHIMPHCKIGENCNIGQNVVISPEVVLGKNVKVQNNVSIYTGVTCEDDVFLGPSMVFTNVTNPRSAVNRKNQYAKTRVKRGATIGANATIVCGHDIGEFAFIGAGAVVTKTVPAYALVVGNPARQNGWMSEYGHKLNFKEGIATCPESKQRYRLQDGVVSKIEG
- a CDS encoding GtrA family protein, with the translated sequence MVKRLFQGSFMRYLVVGVTSAGLEFLLLIFFVERFDLTPLMGNVFAFLITCILNYTLSRKWVFERTGERKRVEFFLFMFFVTCGLLISQLVMWIGVDQWHIDYRISKVIATGFVVIWNFFTRKYLVFNRLESLRALFSKR
- a CDS encoding DegT/DnrJ/EryC1/StrS family aminotransferase, with product MTTDLMQQIKMVDLHTQYLRIKAEVDAAMQHVLNTTAFIQGKEVAEFAESLAHFLGDVNVIPCANGTDALQIAFMALNAKPGDEVILPVHTYVATAEVLALMGLKPVFVDVDEHTFNIDVAQVQQKITSRTIAIVPVHLYGQCADMQPLLELAARQGLSVIEDAAQALGAVYTFKNGITKKAGTMGTIGTTSFFPTKNLGCFGDGGAIFTSDAALAEKIRMIANHGQKVKYHHELVGVNSRLDTLQAAVLKVKLKYLRDYESLRNDVARYYDAKLSGVPALRIPARVGNSTHVFHQYTVQVLKGDRDQFKKYLEEKGIPTMIYYPVPLHLQNAYRQPEYGPGSFPVTERLSKTVISLPIHTEMPGDQLEFISTTIKAYF
- a CDS encoding nucleotide sugar dehydrogenase; translated protein: MEKISIVGLGYVGLPLAVEFGKILPVVGFDINKERIEELKRGYDRTKEVDSDELKASTHLQYAFDTAALKDVNYFIVTVPTPIDEFKKPDLRPLEGASKTVGSVLKKGDIVIYESTVYPGCTEEICVPILERVSGLKFNVDFFCGYSPERINPGDKLHRVTTIKKVTSGSTPEIAEKVDQLYRKIITAGTHKASSLKVAEAAKVIENSQRDLNIAFVNELALIFDRVGIDTHEVLEAAGTKWNFLPFKPGLVGGHCIGVDPYYLTHKAESLGYHPEVILSGRRINDNMSVYVANTIIKLMAKNEQPIHGANVLVLGITFKENCPDIRNSKVIDVVRELQSFGTTVDIFDPQADAAEVKHEYNVPLVSGLTKKYHAVVLAVNHTDFSTLDWSAFTTAKTVVYDVKGSLDRNKITARL
- the rfbD gene encoding dTDP-4-dehydrorhamnose reductase; this translates as MKILVTGSNGQLGSELKLLAAVYKTFDFTFIDVEEVDLTQADSIRSYFAAKQFDFLIHCAAYTAVDKAEEESRLAYAINADAVKTLAEVCVEKKIRMIYISTDYVFDGEANQPLTEMAVPSPVSVYGKSKREGENHVLSILSNAYIIRTAWVYSTFGKNFVKSIRHLASQRESLGVVCDQIGTPTYAFDLASAILQIVEAVAQGRVDEPGIYHYTNEGVTSWYDFAYFLVRESKLNCRIQPISTAQYKTAAVRPKFSLLDKSKIKATFALQIPHWSESLKVCIEKLSS